The stretch of DNA agcagctgtacatcatcacaccattagcggggtaactgctagccaatcacatgtaagctgttgctttataagtctatataaaatctatcacattgctgtttcagtgtgctaacacggcaacctcctccaccccaccatcACTTGTTGAGTCCAGTCCGgcacggggtaggctcctcgcccctgcctcctatctccggcaggatatgacggtttaGAGTACAACtccttcggaccgccagacggggtttacgccaaagagagacattacattcctgttttatattcatctaataaatgtcatcttaaatttcactcaagtctgcaagtcttcctgatagaactagcGGTTATCTGCAAACATCTATGCAGCCAAAAATATTTGACTATCTGGAAACGTGTCCTGTCAGCACATACAtcatgtctccaacttcatatcttgtaaataataataaaccttattcctcaaTAAACATAATCTGGTAaagcatgtactgtacatataaaagTGTTCATCTGGTGAATgcataggctataaaaagcttaatttggggAATAATTGTATACAGAACATCGCAAAAGTctcaaatttcaaaataagagtccctggtgtgtttcgggcttgtttatagttaaaagccCCACATTATGAACCTAATCTTTATTCGTATGtctgattattattgggattttggttgaacaataaacaaaatcttggattttattcattttggactcttgttgcctcttcgtgcccatcatagtaaggaaagactaagaacatttttATAGGTTATTTTATAAATCGGTTTAAAAAACTATTGTCCGATAATCTGTTATAGGCCTTTTCCACCagtttagttatcggtatcggcaaaattcACTTTCGGTCGATCTCTAGTAcataagtgattttattattaaaatcaaggttaggtttagggtttaggttaggggttacactttatggttaggtttaggttaggtgtTACATTAAGAAAAAAAACGCATGATCATTTATTCTCTATTTCAATAAAAGTCAAGCATTTCTGAGCCAACTCGAACGATTTCTTTGATTTTTCCATCTCGTACAATTATTACGACTTCTCATAAGATCAAAGTTATTCCATCTTTTCCAGTTCACAAAACAGAAGTTGACTCAACATCTATCCTCTTTCCCCGGAGTGTCCCGGAAAGTGTGTCAGAGTCCAGGAGCTCAACCACATTGTATGGGGCGCAGTCCTCCAACCCCATTTTCCCACACATCCACCCACAGAAGCCCTTCTCCAGGTCCCTGACCGCCAGCCACCATTCTCCAAACACCCATGAGAGCTGGGTCACAGTGACATACACCGCAATACATACACACAACGCCATGATCAGCACCGGATATAACAGGATGAGCAAAGGACACACTGTGATCTTGTGCAGGAAGCTGCGTTCTTCATTGTAAACCAGGAAGACATTGTACCAGGTGAGCGTTCCATAGTAAAAGGACGTGATGAaggagaggaggaagatgaaCGGAGAGCAGGAAAGGCTCCAGAGGAGAACATGAGGGCCTTGGCTGATCCCTAACGCGCAGGGTTTTTGCTTGGCTTCAGCAACCCCGTCACACTCCGCATCTAGACGCTCCTTGGAGCGCGCCATGTCTCTCAACTCTTTATCAGTGAGGGTCATATAGATGTCTACCATTTGGCCTTTCCGTTTTCCTCGAGTAATGGTGCCAGTCAGGGTCACAAAACGGCTGTCGGGAGGTGTTTCCTCCTCTTCTGTGAACAACAAAGACAGATTTtccataaaggaatattccgggttcaatacaagctcagcTCAATTGACAAAAACcaaaatctgggttaaagtgaggcacttacaatggacgtgaatgggccAATCATatacattcaaatactcactgtctCAAAAGAATAACAACAAGATGTGAACTTAATTTAAGTTAACAATTCAGATCTAAAACGTGTCAGACTACTTGTCCAACTGTTGCATCCACCAGTAGTAGGATTGCACAAAATGGacacattaaaagctgaaattcttggaaaaaatttaaataaaaaatgttggcacgactagtgcagaataatattttattatatattttttattattaattctaaaaaacaaataagcaagcaatttttgttttaaattattaattatttaaaatatgaagtaacatttaaaaaaaaccaaatcaatgtcatgtggtgtaaccaacattttgtttttatgtgataAACAAAACAGAGAGGACCGCTTTAGACAAGATGTGtaaagtttaatatatatatatatatattacatatttttaaatttttaagaaAATGCTAATTTTTTTCAGGTCATAtagtgtaaccctgagaaaacgacttaaataaataaatacaaataaaataaaaacaaccttGATAAATATGTTTGATAACTTTTAAATGAAGTTGTATACACTAATTTATTCAAGATGTAGCAAAGCATTTCTAATACTTTTAACTTAATGGTTAcgcccatagactgtaaaaaaagatggacgacgccccttcgctcttttccattggtgagaactgaagccgccagtgtcccgatatggcgctgacatcttgggacttgagtctgcgctgTTGCGATTTCGGGatcagacctgcgcagtagtgagcaggaagtaaagccgtgaaatcaaggccccgccctcactctcgctgaatcaatcgcaagcacacgcccctgcacttttgacttttgagtgtgaaataattaattatagaaatatagatattaaatttaaagctccaatctcctcagtcctccaaagaccccgaaaaaaagtcagttggtgcttcagtgactacttcgctcagagaacctgtcaatcacagctgtcaatcatgatgtcacagcagcatttttatagcatcaaataactaaaaacaaacttattttgaaaacaaacacttgaaatgacatcaccgTGATCGAAACGACAGTAAacgacagaaactatctttggaaaaaagatatgtgaagtgtaatttaattgtttagttggtctcatgtcccgttgaataacatggggaggcggggtttatgacctatactaggaccagtcaccggggggcgatcgagacgttttagCTTCacatttgagggcttgtgcggcacacttggttacgccacatgacatttttaaagttattaaatCAATTTCTTGATgaaaattctataaatgttttttcaaaaatgtgcaaaaaccaacatggacacgacgattacatttcttcaaacttgacatttattttaaatttttttacattaaaacaccATCAACTGTTGGTGCcagaaattttatttatttatttattttttttaaccatatatgTTAATGTAAGGTACATTAACcaataaacatttagtttttttttttatttagaatttgtatatttatttaccattaaaattacataatgttttttactaagtatatatatatatattatttttttttttttaaagatttttttgttttgttttatcaccttggacaatcttatttgtcaatgacccagatAGGACATGTTTGTTTTCACCTTCTTCCGGTGGACGATCAAAGGTTCCATCCACATCCGCTGAGGTTCCTtctcctgcatcctcatcctccATATCAGAGCGGTAGAtgatctctttctttttcttcttcttcttcctccgtGTGCTgattccctcctcctcctccggtgTGTTCACTGGTGTTTCCTCTGTCCGAATCACTCCCTCTAACTCCATACCAGAGGTGTCTCCAGATGTTCCTTCACTCATGATTTGTTTCCTACTGATGTATGATGATGTCAGTATGATGCTCAGTGCAACAAACACCCCTGAAGATTGTGGTGATgtcttctgatgttgtcttcTAGTATAGTGAAAACAGCTTGTGATATGTTACTTTGCGTTGCATGCATAATTGAATGATAGGATCATTTACAATCTATTGTCCTGCAATAGCGCCCAGTTCGTCCCCAGTCACCACCCATGTTTACCATCAGCCCTTGATGTACACTGATGTGAGAATGCACGATGCTGAAGAACGCTTACCTTGCAACAGTTGCATAGAAAGATGCATGGAGTTGTCGCTTGCTTATAGTGTTCAAATGATGATTTTACAAGTCTTCAACACGTGTCCCATTGTAGCGTACGGGTTATTTGTTTTCCGGACAGTGCCACGCCGGAGATCGCGTCCGAAATCGTATCCCCCACTCTCGCCTAGCGGAATGCGATTCTTCAGCCAATCAGCGGCGAGAATTCTGATGGCTCTGCCTAGCAACCGGCGCTCTACAGGAGCCTGAACATTTAAACCACAAGATGCCAGCAAAACTATTATTGATTCCTGACAATGCCTGTACATGCAAaaattcaataatatatatatatatatatatatatatatatatatatatatatatatatatatatatatataaaatatacgtaaatatatattaatatctatctatctatatatatatatatatatatatatatttatattttttatatagatattaatatatatttacgtatatttatatatatttatatatatatatatatatatatatatacacacacacacacatataatatacatatatttgagtaaaatttacatttttgttttattctataaagcactgacaacatttctcccaaataaatatattgtcatttaaagcctttatttgcagaaaatgacaactggtcaaaataaccaaAAAGCTGAAACATTTTCAGACCTCGACTAATGAGACAAgttaatattcatttataaacaacacaatactaaagTTTTAATGAGtttagaaatcaatatttggtggaatatccCTGaaattcaatcacagctttcatgcgtcttggcacgctctccaccagtctttcacattgctgttgggcgactttatgccactcctggcgcaacAATTCAAGCAGCTTTTGCAAGGGCGTAGCAGCCGGTGTGGACGTGGGAGACACGTCCCCCGCATTCTTTAAAAAGGTTATTTTTGTTTc from Xyrauchen texanus isolate HMW12.3.18 chromosome 39, RBS_HiC_50CHRs, whole genome shotgun sequence encodes:
- the LOC127633074 gene encoding transmembrane protein 169-like, coding for MSEGTSGDTSGMELEGVIRTEETPVNTPEEEEGISTRRKKKKKKKEIIYRSDMEDEDAGEGTSADVDGTFDRPPEEEEEETPPDSRFVTLTGTITRGKRKGQMVDIYMTLTDKELRDMARSKERLDAECDGVAEAKQKPCALGISQGPHVLLWSLSCSPFIFLLSFITSFYYGTLTWYNVFLVYNEERSFLHKITVCPLLILLYPVLIMALCVCIAVYVTVTQLSWVFGEWWLAVRDLEKGFCGWMCGKMGLEDCAPYNVVELLDSDTLSGTLRGKRIDVESTSVL